The Natator depressus isolate rNatDep1 chromosome 8, rNatDep2.hap1, whole genome shotgun sequence genome window below encodes:
- the LOC141992892 gene encoding uncharacterized protein LOC141992892, with product MQSSSAEVTMMESQNRKRAPAWTEREVRDLIAVWGEESVLSELRSNFRNAKTFVKISQGMKDRGHYRDPKQCRVKLKELRQAYQKTREANGRSGSEPQTCRFYDELHAILGGSATTTPAVLFDSFNGDGGNTEAGFGDEEDDEEEEVVDSSQQASGETGFPDSQELFLTLDLEPVPPEPTQGCLLDPAGGEGTSAACVSMITGSSPSQRLVKIRKKKKRTRDEMFSELMLSSHTDRAQTNAWRQIMSDCRKAQNDQEERWRAEESKWRAEESKWRAEERAEARM from the exons atgcagagctcatcagcagaggtgaccatgatggagtctcagaatcgcaaaagagctccagcatggaccgaacgggaggtacgggatctgatcgctgtatggggagaggaatccgtgctatcagaactccgttccaattttcgaaatgccaaaacctttgtcaagatctcccagggcatgaaggacagaggccattacagggacccgaagcagtgccgcgtgaaactgaaggagctgaggcaagcctaccagaaaaccagagaggcgaacggccgctccgggtcagagccccaaacatgccgcttctatgatgagctgcatgccattttagggggttcagccaccactaccccagctgtgttgtttgactccttcaatggagatggaggcaatacggaagcaggttttggggacgaagaagatgatgaggaggaggaggttgtagatagctcacagcaagcaagcggagaaaccggttttcccgacagccaggaactgtttctcaccctggacctggagccagtaccccctgaacccacccaaggctgcctcctggacccagcaggcggagaagggacctccg ctgcatgtgtttcaatgatcacaggatcttctccttcccagaggctagtgaagattagaaagaaaaaaaaacgcactcgagatgaaatgttctccgagctcatgctgtcctcccacactgacagagcacagacgaatgcgtggaggcaaataatgtcagactgcaggaaagcacaaaatgaccaggaggagaggtggcgggctgaagagagtaagtggcgggctgaagagagtaagtggcgggctgaagagagggctgaagctcgaatgtga